One segment of Rosa chinensis cultivar Old Blush chromosome 6, RchiOBHm-V2, whole genome shotgun sequence DNA contains the following:
- the LOC112171980 gene encoding PX domain-containing protein EREL1 isoform X6: protein MIKLLSDIDISRSVAVASFLELESAARSSFQDTSQHSSEANSLQSPSHPTLPAILGSSSITSDYGSDTAYETSDLGTPRLGRDDSSELGIEDLALDEDLTSPIEKLVKFGMTNIDEGLFMGQTILEQLEGLPKHKMHGRHVNNVTGKDLYNGSASKPSILARNGMELFSQPEHGKVFSHARKLSDESVGSDVSSLRGSDMSNSGVPNSIGDGTLDLLGGADVSRIMEMLGSTELQTSGSTQVVLPLDQRPKLNRVMLTMQQRLVTAKTDMEDLIARLNQEIAVKDYLSTKVKDLEVELETTRQKTKENLQQAILVERERFTKMQWDMEELRRKSLEMELKMKSEQDNTSCPEAKDDSTIQEKDISPPELDSSKEQLENLSKRYEELEAKSKADIKVLVKEVKSLRSSQAELRHELSKSLKEKSESEKLLQREQQRSKHAETAREKLLQECKILHKQLQECNTNFPSEGEDNFVLGSLIQEASDLLTTSDNRINQLLSEAQLLEQDNRDDVSDVGEADDVTDDTRTTDDELRKMLVDIFTENASLRKQVNSVIRHALKVDIQCKKDDVPNDKLH from the exons ATGATAAAGCTGCTATCTGATATAGATATATCAAGAAGCGTTGCAGTGGCATCCTTTCTTGAATTAGAATCTGCAGCTAGGTCCT CATTCCAAGACACAAGTCAACACAGTTCAGAAGCGAATTCACTTCAGTCGCCTTCCCATCCTACCTTACCTGCCATTCTTGGTAGCTCGTCCATTACATCAGATTATGGAAGTGATACTGCTTATGAGACATCTGACCTGGGAACACCAAGGCTAGGAAGGGATGATAGTTCAGAACTGGGTATCGAAGATCTGGCATTGGATGAAGATCTAACAAGTCCAATAGAAAAGCTTGTGAAGTTTGGCATGACCAATATTGATGAGGGACTGTTTATGGGGCAGACTATACTAGAGCAACTGGAAGGCCTTCCTAAACATAAAATGCATGGGAGACATGTCAATAATGTTACAGGGAAGGACCTGTATAATGGAAGTGCTTCTAAACCGTCAATACTAGCTCGTAATGGAATGGAACTTTTCTCTCAGCCAGAGCATGGTAAAGTTTTTAGTCATGCTCGCAAGCTCTCAGATGAAAGTGTGGGAAGTGATGTAAGTTCTCTAAGAGGTAGTGATATGTCTAACTCTGGGGTTCCAAATTCAATTGGTGATGGCACCCTCGACCTTCTTGGAGGTGCTGATGTTTCAAGGATCATGGAAATGCTTGGAAGTACAGAATTACAAACTTCAGGCAGCACTCAAGTAGTTCTTCCATTGGATCAGCGTCCTAAACTGAATAGGGTTATGTTGACCATGCAGCAAAGACTAGTCACAGCTAAAACAGACATGGAAGATCTTATAGCGAGATTAAATCAAGAAATAGCAGTCAAAGATTACCTCTCAACAAAG GTCAAGGATTTGGAAGTGGAACTTGAAACTACTAGACAGAAGACTAAGGAAAACCTTCAGCAAGCTATTTTGGTTGAAAGGGAAAGGTTTACCAAAATGCAGTGGGATATGGAGGAACTTCGTCGGAAGTCATTGGAAATGGAGTTGAAGATGAAGTCTGAACAG GATAACACGTCATGCCCAGAGGCAAAAGATGATTCCACTATTCAAGAGAAGGACATATCTCCACCAGAGTTAGATTCTTCTAAGGAGCAGCTTGAGAATTTGTCAAAGCGATATGAAGAGCTAGAAGCAAAATCAAAAGCAGATATTAAAGTTCTCGTGAAAGAAGTTAAATCCTTGCGTAGTTCCCAAGCAGAACTCAGGCATGAGCTTAGTAAATCTCTGAAGGAGAAATCTGAATCTGAG aagCTTCTCCAACGGGAACAACAGAGGAGCAAACATGCAGAAACTGCTAGAGAGAAATTGTTGCAGGAATGCAAGATTCTTCACAAACAGCTTCAGGAGTGCAATACCAATTTTCCTTCTGAAGGTGAAGATAACTTCGTTTTGGGTTCATTGATACAAGAGGCTTCAGATTTGTTGACAACATCAGACAACCGAATTAACCAACTACTTTCAGAG GCACAACTTTTGGAACAAGACAACAGAGATGATGTTTCTGACGTTGGTGAAGCTGACGATGTTACAGATGATACAAGGACAACAGACGATGAGTTGAGGAAGATGCTCGTAGACATTTTTACTGAGAATGCGAGCTTGCGGAAACAGGTGAACTCTGTTATACGACACGCTCTCAAAGTGGACATCCAGTGTAAGAAAGACGATGTCCCCAACGACAAACTTCACTAG